From the genome of Nocardia sp. NBC_01503, one region includes:
- a CDS encoding glycosyltransferase family 4 protein, with protein sequence MSAKLLHIAMVVPPYFDIPPKAYGGVEAVVADLVDALVDRGHQVTLLGAGVNGTRGQLIPLWDRIQADRLGDPFPEVVHALKVRRALEKLAATGLDVVHDHTFAGALNTPVYRDLGLPTVVTVHGPVNGDPYLYYSELGEEAQLVAISDRQRALAPDLNWVGRVHNALRVDDWPYREEKDDYALFLGRFTEDKAPHLALEAAHAADIPLILAGKCAEPPELHYFDTAVRPLLTERDHMFGMADAVAKRALLAGARCLLFPVRWEEPFGMVMIEAMVCGTPVVALRGGAVAEVIVDGVTGRICDDPSELATAVKEVQTYDPAAMRAHVVERFGADTLGRGYEEIYQRVVRGYRPRRVGLASTMHGWSANPARESLPAPQRSAGVGPGRSSG encoded by the coding sequence ATGAGTGCCAAGCTGCTGCACATCGCGATGGTTGTGCCCCCGTACTTCGATATTCCGCCCAAGGCATACGGCGGCGTCGAGGCTGTTGTCGCCGATCTGGTGGATGCCCTGGTCGATCGCGGGCATCAGGTGACACTGCTGGGCGCGGGTGTGAACGGCACGCGCGGGCAGCTGATTCCGCTGTGGGATCGGATTCAGGCCGATCGACTCGGCGACCCTTTTCCGGAGGTGGTGCACGCCCTGAAGGTTCGGCGAGCATTGGAGAAACTGGCGGCGACCGGCCTGGATGTGGTGCACGACCACACCTTCGCGGGCGCGTTGAATACACCGGTCTACCGCGATCTGGGCCTGCCGACGGTGGTGACGGTGCACGGTCCGGTGAACGGCGATCCGTACCTGTACTACAGCGAACTCGGCGAGGAGGCGCAGCTGGTGGCGATCAGTGACCGCCAGCGCGCGCTCGCACCGGATCTGAATTGGGTTGGCCGCGTACACAATGCACTCCGTGTCGACGATTGGCCCTACCGCGAGGAGAAGGACGACTACGCTCTCTTCCTGGGTCGGTTCACCGAGGACAAAGCGCCGCATCTGGCGCTGGAGGCCGCGCATGCCGCCGATATCCCGCTGATACTCGCCGGAAAATGCGCCGAACCGCCCGAACTGCACTATTTCGACACTGCGGTAAGGCCATTGCTCACCGAGCGCGATCACATGTTCGGTATGGCCGATGCAGTGGCCAAACGTGCATTGCTCGCCGGGGCGCGCTGCCTGCTGTTCCCGGTCCGCTGGGAGGAACCGTTCGGCATGGTGATGATCGAGGCGATGGTGTGCGGTACCCCCGTGGTGGCATTGCGCGGTGGTGCGGTCGCCGAGGTGATCGTCGACGGTGTCACCGGTCGCATCTGCGACGATCCGTCCGAATTGGCCACGGCCGTCAAGGAAGTGCAGACCTATGATCCGGCCGCCATGCGCGCGCATGTGGTCGAGCGTTTCGGCGCGGACACCCTCGGGCGCGGGTACGAGGAGATCTATCAGCGCGTGGTCCGCGGGTATCGACCGCGCCGCGTGGGTCTCGCCTCCACCATGCACGGCTGGTCCGCCAACCCCGCGCGCGAGTCCCTGCCCGCGCCGCAGCGTTCGGCGGGTGTCGGGCCGGGGCGGAGCTCCGGATAG
- a CDS encoding amylo-alpha-1,6-glucosidase, which produces MSEEVPTVLNGGEPAALGGTGGAVTLVEGSTFCLSDRLGDVEPGTPNGLFFRDARVLSRWELRLDGQRPEPLSVLSPEAFTARFILRRPPRAGAADSTVLIVRERLVADGLRETITVENMGRETTAVDLQLLIDADFVDLFAVKEGRTASARAEILVADLELLLNDRSDRSRGLSISSSETPVVLPGSLSWRAVVPAGGSWQTEIMAQPTMSNPAGHSPLRPGEHFEFSEPSRKIAAWRDTATNITSTDPQLALVLARTESDLGALRIHDDSRGGRPFVAAGAPWFMTLFGRDSLLTAWMALPLDVGLALGTMQQLAEMQGQRVDPMTEEEPGRIMHEMRRGPASGAVLGGETYYGTVDATPLFVMLLAQARRWGAETEAVRALLPAADAALAWIADYADRDGDGFVEYRRATDRGLINQGWKDSFDGINDAAGHLPEPPIALCEVQGYAYAALLARAELAEEFGDGTTAGHLRDRAAELRTKFAEAFWLPEKGWFAVALDGHKRKLDALTSNIGHCLWSGIVSDEHAAEVIKKLSSADMDTGFGLRTLSSAMGAFNPMSYHNGSVWPHDTAIVVAGLLRYRHLPGAVELATRLAEGLLDAAGSFGGRLPELFCGFPRSKFAAPVPYPTSCSPQAWASAAPLLLVRSFLGLDPDIPRRTLTVLPHLPERWGRVELTDLRLGGAVIDLVVEGDRVTASNLPDDWRLITH; this is translated from the coding sequence GTGAGTGAAGAAGTCCCGACCGTGCTCAATGGCGGTGAACCGGCCGCGCTGGGCGGTACCGGCGGTGCGGTGACACTGGTGGAGGGCAGTACGTTCTGTCTGTCGGATCGGCTCGGCGATGTCGAGCCGGGCACTCCGAACGGACTGTTCTTCCGTGACGCCCGAGTGCTGTCCCGCTGGGAGTTGCGACTGGACGGGCAGCGGCCGGAGCCGCTGTCGGTATTGAGCCCGGAGGCCTTCACCGCCCGGTTCATACTGCGCCGGCCTCCCCGGGCCGGCGCAGCGGACAGCACGGTTCTCATTGTGCGAGAACGATTGGTAGCCGATGGTCTTCGGGAAACCATCACGGTGGAGAATATGGGCCGCGAAACCACGGCGGTGGATCTGCAATTGCTGATCGACGCCGATTTCGTGGATCTGTTCGCGGTCAAGGAGGGGCGTACCGCGAGTGCGCGCGCCGAGATTCTGGTCGCCGATCTGGAGCTGCTACTAAACGACCGGTCGGATCGTTCGCGGGGTCTGTCGATCTCCTCCTCGGAAACGCCAGTGGTGCTTCCGGGTTCGCTGTCCTGGCGGGCCGTGGTGCCCGCCGGGGGCAGTTGGCAGACCGAGATCATGGCCCAACCCACCATGAGCAACCCGGCCGGTCACTCCCCCCTGCGACCCGGCGAGCATTTCGAATTCAGTGAACCGAGCCGCAAGATCGCGGCGTGGCGCGATACCGCCACGAATATCACCTCCACCGATCCGCAGTTGGCATTGGTGCTGGCGCGCACCGAAAGTGATCTGGGCGCACTGCGAATCCACGATGACAGTCGTGGCGGGCGGCCCTTCGTGGCGGCCGGTGCGCCCTGGTTCATGACCCTGTTCGGCCGCGATTCGCTGCTCACCGCGTGGATGGCGCTGCCGCTGGATGTCGGGCTCGCCCTCGGCACCATGCAGCAGCTGGCCGAGATGCAGGGACAGCGGGTGGATCCCATGACCGAGGAGGAACCGGGTCGCATCATGCACGAGATGCGGCGCGGTCCGGCCTCGGGTGCGGTGCTGGGCGGTGAGACGTACTACGGAACCGTGGACGCCACACCGCTTTTCGTCATGCTGCTGGCGCAGGCGCGGCGCTGGGGTGCGGAGACCGAGGCGGTGCGGGCGCTGCTGCCCGCCGCCGATGCCGCGCTGGCGTGGATCGCGGATTACGCGGATCGCGATGGTGACGGGTTCGTCGAGTATCGGCGCGCCACCGATCGCGGGCTCATCAATCAGGGCTGGAAGGACAGCTTCGACGGAATCAATGACGCGGCCGGACATCTGCCGGAGCCGCCGATCGCACTCTGCGAGGTGCAGGGATACGCGTACGCCGCACTGTTGGCCCGTGCGGAGCTGGCCGAGGAGTTCGGGGACGGGACCACGGCCGGACATCTGCGCGATCGCGCCGCCGAGCTGCGCACCAAATTCGCCGAGGCGTTCTGGCTGCCCGAGAAGGGCTGGTTCGCGGTTGCTTTGGATGGCCATAAACGCAAACTGGACGCACTCACCAGCAATATCGGCCACTGTCTTTGGTCGGGCATCGTCTCGGACGAGCATGCCGCGGAGGTGATCAAGAAGCTCTCCTCCGCGGATATGGACACCGGATTCGGTTTGCGCACACTCTCTTCCGCGATGGGTGCGTTCAATCCCATGAGTTACCACAATGGTTCGGTCTGGCCGCATGACACCGCGATAGTCGTCGCCGGGCTGCTGCGGTACCGGCATCTTCCCGGGGCCGTCGAATTGGCGACCCGGCTCGCGGAGGGCCTGCTCGACGCGGCGGGCAGCTTCGGTGGGCGGCTGCCCGAATTGTTCTGCGGTTTCCCGCGATCCAAGTTCGCCGCACCGGTCCCCTACCCGACCTCCTGCTCCCCGCAGGCGTGGGCCAGCGCCGCGCCGCTGCTGCTGGTCCGGTCATTCCTGGGGCTGGATCCGGATATCCCCCGGCGCACCCTCACGGTGCTGCCCCACCTGCCCGAACGCTGGGGGCGGGTGGAGCTCACCGATCTGCGGCTCGGCGGCGCGGTCATCGATCTGGTGGTGGAGGGTGACCGGGTCACCGCCTCCAACCTCCCCGACGACTGGCGGTTGATCACGCACTGA
- a CDS encoding ABC transporter permease translates to MTPETTAIATRPEPPMTQSVPATSGSLPSQLLIETGRLLRRWSRQQEVMTSTLVLPVLLLLMFDLVLDRSLGLSSDADPIYGFVPMIAVAGAMYGAMGTGLSLYGERRSGLLRRFWVLPIHRSAGMLGRLLAECVRAAVVTLAVVLIGLLLGLRFQQGWPGLFGVLAVPVLVIAGFTPAVILVGVSRIGDKVVQLAAIVVLIGMFFNSGFVPLDNYPGLIQPMVRAQPMSCAIEAMRGFILGGPVATPLLQTAAWSLGLAAVFGVLAVRGYRAAAES, encoded by the coding sequence ATGACCCCGGAAACAACCGCCATTGCCACCCGGCCCGAACCTCCTATGACGCAGTCGGTTCCGGCGACCTCCGGTTCACTCCCGAGCCAGCTGCTGATCGAGACCGGCCGCCTGTTGCGCCGCTGGTCCCGCCAGCAGGAGGTGATGACCAGCACCCTGGTTCTCCCGGTCCTGCTGCTGCTCATGTTCGATCTGGTCCTGGACCGCTCGCTGGGGCTGTCCTCGGACGCCGATCCCATCTACGGTTTCGTCCCCATGATCGCCGTCGCCGGAGCCATGTACGGCGCGATGGGTACCGGCCTGTCCCTCTACGGCGAACGCCGGAGCGGTCTACTGCGCCGCTTCTGGGTGCTGCCCATCCACCGCTCCGCCGGAATGCTCGGCCGCCTGCTCGCCGAATGCGTTCGCGCCGCCGTGGTCACCCTCGCGGTGGTGCTGATCGGTCTGCTGCTGGGCCTGCGCTTCCAGCAGGGCTGGCCGGGTCTCTTCGGCGTCCTGGCCGTTCCTGTCCTGGTCATCGCCGGTTTCACCCCCGCGGTAATCCTGGTGGGCGTCAGCCGAATCGGCGACAAGGTGGTCCAATTGGCCGCCATAGTCGTATTGATCGGCATGTTCTTCAACTCCGGCTTCGTCCCCCTGGACAACTACCCGGGGCTTATCCAGCCCATGGTCCGCGCCCAGCCCATGAGCTGTGCGATCGAAGCCATGCGCGGCTTCATCCTGGGCGGTCCGGTCGCCACCCCGCTGCTTCAGACGGCGGCGTGGTCACTCGGACTGGCCGCCGTCTTCGGCGTGCTGGCCGTGCGCGGCTATCGCGCCGCGGCCGAAAGCTGA
- a CDS encoding ABC transporter permease: protein MNQVAVERVPAGLQWSALSERGVRAALREGDVMLALAAPVAIYICFYIPLRKSMSATGIDFAQYLLPLVAVYAMFFTAMFAADRAGREVAGGMATRLRSLPVRPWVPVAARMSANLLRGCAALTSALVVGTAFGFRFHDPLTALVFVLVALAFGAAVVIAADALGTATRNPELGGTVLFVPQLLLIMTSTGFVPAEGFPGWIQGWARNQPVSQVTSALRGLADGRYPSELGVAALWIAGLLIVGAVLATRAEGRRA, encoded by the coding sequence ATGAATCAGGTCGCTGTCGAACGTGTTCCGGCCGGGCTGCAATGGTCTGCCTTGAGCGAGCGTGGCGTTCGCGCCGCGCTCCGCGAGGGCGATGTGATGCTCGCCCTGGCGGCGCCGGTCGCCATCTACATCTGCTTCTACATTCCACTGCGTAAATCCATGTCCGCCACCGGAATCGACTTCGCGCAGTATCTGCTGCCGCTGGTCGCGGTGTACGCCATGTTCTTCACCGCCATGTTCGCCGCCGACCGGGCCGGGCGCGAGGTCGCGGGCGGTATGGCCACTCGATTGCGGTCGCTGCCGGTGCGTCCGTGGGTGCCGGTGGCCGCGCGCATGTCCGCGAATCTGCTGCGCGGTTGTGCCGCGCTCACCAGTGCGCTGGTGGTGGGCACGGCCTTCGGTTTCCGGTTCCACGATCCGCTGACCGCACTGGTATTCGTGCTGGTGGCACTGGCTTTCGGGGCCGCCGTGGTGATCGCGGCGGACGCGCTGGGCACCGCAACCCGCAATCCCGAGCTCGGCGGCACCGTGCTGTTCGTACCCCAGCTGCTGCTGATCATGACCTCCACCGGATTCGTGCCCGCCGAGGGTTTTCCAGGCTGGATACAAGGCTGGGCCCGCAATCAACCCGTCTCCCAGGTGACTTCGGCCCTGCGCGGCCTCGCCGACGGCCGCTATCCCTCCGAACTCGGGGTGGCCGCCCTGTGGATCGCGGGTCTGCTGATCGTGGGCGCGGTCCTGGCGACTCGTGCGGAAGGACGACGCGCATGA
- a CDS encoding ATP-binding cassette domain-containing protein produces the protein MTRMENTVPEPQDAIVVDSVQKSFGAVRALRGISFTAPAGSVLGVLGPNGAGKTTTVSVLSTLVQPDAGRAVVAGYDVMRQPAEVRASIMLTGQYAALDEMLTGRENLVLFARLLGLRRTQARARADELLEQFTLTEAADRRVGQYSGGMRRRIDIACGLVRPPRVVFLDEPTTGLDPVSRQSLWALVRDLKRQGVTVLLTTQYLEEADALSDNIIVVDQGTVIAEGTADQLKARSGSSYCEVVPVDAADVPRLAAALSGLGEVTVADSADRVCLPAPDGAATLTEALHRINSGGIELIDIALRRPSLDEVFIELTKPAQAEASA, from the coding sequence ATGACGAGGATGGAGAACACGGTGCCCGAACCGCAGGACGCGATCGTCGTCGATTCCGTGCAGAAATCCTTCGGGGCGGTGCGAGCCCTACGGGGCATCAGCTTCACCGCACCCGCGGGCAGCGTGCTGGGTGTGCTCGGACCCAATGGCGCGGGTAAGACCACCACGGTCTCGGTGCTGTCCACCCTGGTGCAGCCCGATGCGGGCCGGGCGGTGGTGGCGGGTTACGACGTGATGCGCCAGCCCGCCGAGGTGCGCGCCTCCATCATGTTGACCGGCCAATACGCGGCCCTGGACGAAATGCTCACCGGCCGTGAGAATCTCGTCCTCTTCGCCCGCCTGCTCGGCCTGCGCCGCACACAGGCGCGGGCGCGCGCGGACGAACTGCTGGAACAGTTCACCCTCACCGAGGCCGCGGACCGCCGCGTCGGTCAGTACTCCGGCGGTATGCGCCGCCGCATCGATATCGCCTGCGGTCTGGTGCGCCCACCGCGCGTGGTCTTCCTCGACGAACCCACCACCGGCCTGGACCCGGTCAGCCGCCAGAGCCTGTGGGCCCTGGTGCGCGACCTCAAACGCCAGGGCGTGACGGTCCTGCTCACCACCCAGTACCTGGAGGAGGCGGATGCGCTGAGCGACAACATCATTGTCGTGGACCAGGGCACCGTCATCGCCGAGGGCACCGCCGACCAACTCAAAGCCCGCTCGGGCTCGAGCTACTGCGAGGTGGTCCCCGTCGACGCCGCCGACGTCCCCCGCCTGGCCGCCGCCCTCTCCGGCCTGGGCGAGGTCACCGTCGCGGACTCCGCCGACCGCGTCTGCCTGCCCGCTCCCGATGGTGCCGCCACCCTCACCGAGGCCCTGCACCGAATCAACAGCGGCGGCATCGAATTGATCGATATCGCCCTGCGCCGCCCCTCCCTCGACGAGGTCTTCATCGAACTGACCAAGCCCGCCCAGGCGGAGGCGTCGGCATGA
- the nbtC gene encoding nocobactin polyketide synthase NbtC, with product MPDYRLPDGSTPILLSSDTAEALRREAAALAAYLEDRPSVTPDAVADMLFRTRAPRRYRALAAITHREQLLEALNSIAAGRPYPAVVAGDRAASARRIAYVFPGQGSQRPGMGMLYYRHSPVFRATVDECDAIFRAQHGISPLTYLLDETGAVTENVEIVQPALFMQMLGLAAIWRAAGVEPHLTVGHSQGEIAAAVVSGVISLADGIRVVTLRAALVGSLERENDWNGRWAMAVVGIERDECEALLARNSGWAELAVVNSAHVLAVSGERPAVAALVEKLTAQGKFAKEIRVEYPAHTSFVSKFRDQLEDTLHDTLDSPLFAPTEIACIGATLGEAITPDLPPAEYWYWNLRNRVRFDLAVAEAATHGTDIFLEIADHPALMVAMQDTLSGLGPDRDFRTIGTSRRTATGLGEFTKNLAQVAVLDATFPWDSLRDNTTDVRRLPLLDFPNTQTTPKQLWAPFDYHPETRQSGMASPRQPGIEPRDGGAADPPLAGNPAVAPGTVAPQRLAERWVRLDRRKLVPPRTLTVIDHTARHADLAAAIEQAAPKHGATVVTASSAPATASYDTVVVLLPPSAGADIATAVTESAEFVGDRGWLPDLTGVRDVWLVTSGGEQVLDGETPDIAHAAAQAGFRCLAAEYPGVGFRHLDLAAAQELPDAAKAVLGAVHTAGEPELAARAGAWYAKRLMLDETPGDCPITPSDLDEVMIIGGTGALGLDCAADFARAGARRVTLISRSGGSTEAEERVRELNSLGAIVEIRTCDVTDDEAVRALGDEFVLTPVSLLVHAAVDYAAAAAEPSPETVRAAAESKVVALDRLIRELPLAPDARVVLCSSLSATIGGRGHAVYAAVNRMLDAAATGYRRDGIGVTSVQWGLWRAVGADNADALARISGTGLLPMDPATSIAAGFAASGNSLVVAAEWSTLREIFALFGQDPLFADLPDRPVAQPNAGAAVTRAISTATGGAGVGATASSVTAVSPLTRGDIAGQVQDALRFVMGMETTEPIDGSMPLVALGLDSLQALDLRKLIETQLQRDLPVTAILGGASLDEVVSLLG from the coding sequence ATGCCTGACTATCGACTTCCGGATGGCAGCACCCCGATCCTGCTGTCCTCGGATACCGCCGAAGCGCTCCGGCGCGAGGCCGCCGCCCTGGCCGCCTACCTCGAGGATCGGCCGAGCGTCACCCCGGATGCGGTGGCGGACATGCTGTTCCGCACCCGTGCGCCGCGCCGGTACCGTGCCTTGGCCGCGATTACCCACCGTGAGCAGTTGCTGGAGGCGCTGAACTCGATCGCCGCCGGACGCCCGTATCCGGCCGTGGTGGCCGGTGATCGCGCCGCGAGCGCACGCCGCATCGCCTACGTCTTTCCCGGCCAGGGCAGTCAGCGGCCCGGTATGGGCATGCTCTACTACCGGCATTCCCCGGTGTTCCGCGCGACGGTCGACGAATGCGACGCCATCTTCCGAGCGCAGCACGGTATTTCACCGCTGACCTATCTGCTCGACGAGACCGGTGCGGTCACCGAGAACGTCGAGATCGTGCAGCCCGCGCTCTTCATGCAGATGCTCGGCCTGGCCGCCATCTGGCGCGCGGCCGGCGTCGAACCGCATCTGACCGTCGGCCACTCCCAGGGCGAGATCGCCGCCGCCGTGGTCTCGGGCGTCATCTCGCTCGCCGACGGTATTCGCGTGGTGACGCTGCGCGCCGCGCTGGTCGGATCACTCGAGCGCGAGAACGACTGGAACGGCCGGTGGGCCATGGCGGTGGTGGGTATCGAACGAGATGAATGCGAGGCGTTGCTGGCCCGCAACTCCGGCTGGGCCGAGCTCGCGGTGGTGAACTCCGCGCATGTGCTGGCCGTCTCCGGTGAGCGTCCGGCGGTCGCCGCCCTGGTCGAGAAGCTCACCGCCCAGGGCAAATTCGCCAAGGAGATCCGCGTCGAGTACCCCGCGCACACCTCCTTCGTCAGCAAGTTCCGCGATCAGCTCGAGGACACCCTGCACGACACGCTCGACTCGCCGCTCTTCGCACCCACCGAAATCGCCTGTATCGGTGCGACTCTCGGCGAAGCCATCACCCCCGACCTGCCACCCGCCGAATACTGGTACTGGAACCTGCGCAACCGCGTCCGCTTCGACCTCGCCGTTGCCGAGGCCGCCACCCACGGCACCGACATCTTCCTCGAGATCGCCGACCATCCGGCCCTCATGGTCGCCATGCAGGACACCCTCTCCGGCCTCGGCCCGGACCGCGACTTCCGCACCATCGGCACCTCCCGCCGCACCGCGACCGGCCTGGGCGAGTTCACCAAGAACCTGGCACAGGTAGCCGTCCTGGACGCCACCTTCCCCTGGGATTCACTGCGCGACAACACAACCGACGTACGGCGCCTGCCTCTGCTGGACTTCCCCAATACCCAGACCACCCCCAAACAACTCTGGGCCCCCTTCGACTATCACCCCGAAACTCGGCAGTCCGGAATGGCGTCCCCTCGTCAGCCCGGCATCGAACCCCGGGATGGCGGAGCAGCCGACCCGCCGCTGGCCGGAAACCCGGCCGTCGCGCCCGGAACAGTTGCCCCACAACGACTAGCGGAACGCTGGGTCCGCCTCGACCGGCGCAAGCTGGTGCCGCCGCGCACTTTGACTGTCATCGACCACACCGCTCGCCACGCCGACCTCGCCGCCGCGATCGAACAGGCCGCCCCCAAACATGGTGCGACCGTGGTTACGGCGAGCTCCGCTCCCGCTACGGCGAGCTATGACACCGTCGTGGTTCTGCTGCCGCCCTCCGCCGGTGCCGATATCGCCACGGCGGTAACGGAATCCGCCGAGTTCGTCGGCGATCGAGGGTGGTTGCCCGATCTCACCGGGGTGCGGGATGTCTGGTTGGTGACCTCCGGCGGGGAGCAGGTGCTCGACGGCGAGACGCCGGATATCGCGCATGCCGCCGCACAGGCCGGATTCCGTTGCCTCGCGGCGGAGTATCCGGGCGTCGGCTTCCGCCATCTGGATCTCGCTGCCGCACAGGAGCTCCCGGACGCCGCGAAGGCCGTGCTCGGTGCGGTGCATACCGCTGGCGAGCCGGAGTTGGCTGCTCGCGCGGGTGCCTGGTACGCCAAGCGGCTGATGTTGGATGAGACACCGGGTGATTGCCCGATCACTCCGTCGGACCTGGATGAGGTCATGATCATCGGTGGGACAGGTGCGCTCGGCCTGGACTGCGCCGCTGATTTCGCTCGTGCCGGAGCGCGTCGCGTCACCCTGATCAGTCGCTCCGGCGGATCGACGGAGGCCGAAGAGCGTGTTCGAGAACTGAATTCGCTCGGCGCGATAGTCGAGATCCGTACCTGCGATGTCACCGATGACGAAGCCGTGCGCGCCCTCGGTGACGAGTTCGTGCTCACCCCCGTGAGCCTGCTCGTGCACGCCGCCGTCGACTATGCCGCCGCTGCCGCCGAACCGAGCCCGGAAACCGTCCGCGCCGCAGCCGAATCCAAGGTCGTCGCCCTCGACCGGTTGATTCGGGAACTGCCGCTGGCCCCCGATGCCCGCGTGGTGCTGTGCTCCTCGCTCTCGGCCACCATCGGCGGGCGCGGCCACGCGGTCTATGCCGCCGTCAATCGCATGCTCGACGCCGCCGCGACCGGCTACCGGCGCGACGGTATCGGCGTCACCTCCGTGCAGTGGGGCCTGTGGCGCGCTGTCGGAGCCGACAACGCCGACGCCCTTGCCCGCATCAGCGGCACCGGGCTGCTGCCCATGGATCCGGCCACCTCCATCGCCGCGGGCTTCGCGGCCTCCGGCAACAGCCTCGTGGTCGCCGCCGAATGGTCCACGCTGCGCGAGATTTTCGCGCTGTTCGGGCAGGATCCGCTTTTCGCGGACCTGCCGGACCGGCCGGTCGCGCAGCCGAACGCCGGTGCCGCCGTCACCCGAGCCATCTCGACCGCTACCGGGGGCGCGGGGGTCGGTGCCACCGCGTCCTCGGTCACCGCCGTATCCCCGCTCACCAGAGGGGACATCGCAGGCCAGGTCCAGGACGCGCTGCGCTTCGTCATGGGCATGGAAACCACCGAACCCATCGACGGCTCCATGCCGCTGGTGGCCCTCGGCCTGGACTCCTTGCAAGCGCTGGACCTGCGCAAGCTCATCGAAACCCAACTCCAGCGCGATCTGCCCGTCACCGCGATTCTCGGCGGGGCCTCACTGGACGAAGTGGTTTCACTGCTCGGCTAG
- a CDS encoding beta-ketoacyl [acyl carrier protein] synthase domain-containing protein: MSGDNDPIVITGMAVEAPGGIETLAQYWTALAESRDLIGPFPRDRGWPLERLFELARTEGWGEVRDAGGFLDSAADFDPLFFGITPREAVAMDPQQRVALRVAWRALENAGINPAAVGGGDEIGCYMGASNTEYGPHGATVNDYTGYRAAGAALGAVSGRISNVLGLGGPSVVVDVACASALAAVHLAANAIRNDECEWALAGAACVMGSPGAFFEFSKNNALAADGQCKPYSDYALGTLWGEGVGVVVLERESRAWALGHRVYARLLGSRINHNSKGAPIAVPSSAAQERLVRNTVAAAGIDPTLVDMIEGHGTGTAVGDPLELIALQQVYGAPRADGSTPLLGSVKSNLGHAQAAAGMLGLIKVLLSGLRGQIAPTRHADNPSTRFDWEAGSLRLASKLTDWEPRDGVRYGAVSSFGVSGTNAHAVVAMPVLEEETHA; the protein is encoded by the coding sequence ATGAGCGGCGACAACGATCCGATCGTCATCACCGGAATGGCCGTCGAGGCGCCCGGCGGAATTGAAACCCTGGCCCAGTACTGGACCGCACTGGCCGAATCACGCGATCTGATCGGACCGTTCCCGCGCGATCGCGGCTGGCCGCTCGAGCGACTGTTCGAGCTGGCGCGGACCGAAGGCTGGGGCGAGGTGCGCGATGCGGGCGGATTCCTGGACTCCGCGGCGGATTTCGATCCGCTGTTCTTCGGCATCACCCCGCGCGAGGCGGTCGCCATGGACCCGCAGCAGCGGGTGGCGCTGCGCGTGGCCTGGCGGGCGCTGGAGAACGCGGGCATCAATCCGGCCGCAGTCGGCGGCGGTGACGAAATCGGCTGCTATATGGGCGCGTCCAATACCGAGTACGGTCCGCACGGCGCGACGGTCAATGACTACACCGGATATCGCGCGGCCGGTGCGGCACTGGGCGCGGTGTCCGGACGCATCTCCAATGTGCTCGGCCTGGGTGGCCCGTCCGTGGTGGTGGATGTGGCCTGCGCGTCTGCACTGGCCGCGGTTCACCTGGCCGCCAATGCGATTCGCAATGACGAATGCGAATGGGCGCTGGCGGGCGCGGCCTGCGTCATGGGTTCGCCCGGTGCGTTCTTCGAATTCTCCAAGAACAATGCCCTCGCCGCCGACGGCCAATGCAAGCCGTACTCCGATTACGCGCTCGGCACGCTCTGGGGTGAAGGCGTGGGAGTCGTTGTGCTCGAGCGCGAATCGCGAGCGTGGGCGCTGGGGCACCGTGTCTACGCGCGGCTGCTCGGGTCCCGCATCAACCACAATTCCAAGGGCGCGCCCATCGCGGTTCCCAGCTCGGCCGCGCAGGAACGCCTGGTGCGCAATACCGTCGCCGCCGCGGGCATCGATCCGACCCTGGTGGACATGATCGAGGGTCACGGCACCGGCACCGCCGTCGGCGATCCCCTGGAACTGATCGCCCTGCAACAGGTTTACGGCGCACCGCGCGCCGACGGCAGCACCCCGCTGCTCGGCTCGGTCAAATCCAATCTCGGTCACGCGCAGGCGGCCGCGGGCATGCTCGGCCTGATCAAGGTTCTACTCAGCGGCCTGCGCGGGCAGATCGCGCCCACCCGCCACGCCGACAACCCCAGCACCCGATTCGACTGGGAAGCCGGAAGTCTGCGCCTGGCAAGCAAACTCACCGATTGGGAACCCCGCGACGGTGTCCGCTACGGCGCGGTCTCATCGTTCGGCGTCAGCGGCACCAACGCGCACGCCGTGGTCGCCATGCCCGTCCTGGAAGAGGAGACCCATGCCTGA